A region of the Pricia mediterranea genome:
CTACTTTCTCGCCGCGAAACCTCCCGCTCAACATGGGGCCTCCCGGCACGACAATGGTCGGCAGATCAACACTGCAGGCCCCCATGACCGTGCTGGGGGTAGTTTTGTCGCAACCGGTCAACAGCACGATCCCGTCCAACGGATTGGCCCGAATGGATTCCTCGGTGTCCATACTCGCTAAATTTCGGAACAACATGGTCGTGGGTCGCATCAAGGTCTCCCCCAATGACATGACGGGAAATTCCATAGGAAATCCGCCTGCTTCGAGAATGCCCCTTTTGACCACCTCGGCAAAATCGCGCAAATGGCCGTTACAGGGCGTCAGTTCCGACCAAGTGTTACAAATACCGATTACGGGTTTCCCTTCGAAATAGTCATCGGGATAACCTTGGTTCCGCAACCAGGAACGGTGTACGAAACCCATTTTATCTTTGCCGCCGAACCATTCGGCGCTGCGTAGGGACTTCTTTTTTGCCATAGGAAAGTCAAATGAAGGATTAAAATAGGCATTTGCGGGAAGAACTGCAAGGTGTTTCGAAGACAAGGCCCACCGTCCCTTGCTTTCTAGCGCGGAAAATTCGACATCTATAAAGCTAAAGCGAATTTGATGAGTTTAGACAAGCACTTTAGTAGTCTAGCCAATTTTAGTCAGCTACCTCGGGTAAAGCCCGAGGTATTCGTAAGGAAAAACATTAGCGTTTCGAGGCAAGCCTCGGAGCATTCAAATCTCGATTACCGAGTCAAACCTATCCTGTGGCCGGGAATCGAAATTTAAAAATCCAATAAAAAAAGATTCGGTTACTCTTCCGCCTCCGGTTTCATCTTAAAGCTTTCCATAAACGCGGTGGTGTAATTGCCCGCCAGATAGTCGGGATGCTCCATAAGCTGTCTGTGAAAGGGGATGGTGGTCTTGATGCCCTCGATGACAAACTCGTCAAGCGCGCGCTTCATTTTGTTGATGGCCTCCTCACGGGTCTGTGCCGTGGTAATAAGTTTGGCAATCATGGAGTCGTAATGCGGGGGGATGATATAGCCGCTATACACGTGGGTATCCATCCGGACCCCGTGACCTCCGGGGGTGTGTAAGGTCGTAATCCTACCTGGGGAAGGCCTAAAGTTATTGTAGGGGTCTTCGGCGTTTATTCGGCATTCGATGGAGTGCAATTTTGGCAGATAGTTCTTTCCGGATATGGGCACTCCCCCGGCGACCAATATCTGCTCGCGAATGAGGTCGTAATCGATGACCTGCTCGGTAATCGGATGCTCGACCTGGATACGCGTATTCATTTCCATGAAATAGAAATTGCGGTGCTTGTCGACCAAAAATTCTATGGTGCCCGCCCCCTCATACTTGATGTACTCCGCAGCCTTGACCGCTGCCTTTCCCATAGCATCCCGAAGCTTATCGGTCATGAAGGGCGAGGGCGTTTCTTCAGTCAATTTTTGGTGACGGCGTTGAATAGAGCAGTCCCTTTCCGACAGATGACAGGCTTTTCCGTACTGGTCTCCTACAATTTGGATTTCGATATGCCTTGGCTCTTCGATGAGCTTCTCCATGTACATGTCTCCGTTTCCAAAGGCGGCAGAGGCTTCTTTGACGGCACTCTCGAACAGCGCTTCCATGTCTTCTTCTTTCTTGACTGCGCGCATGCCCTTTCCACCGCCCCCGGCCGTCGCCTTTATCATCACGGGATAACCCATTTTTTTGGCCACCTTTTTGGCGTCGGCAAGATCTTTCAGCAAGCCATCGGATCCGGGCACCGTAGGCACCCCTGCTTTCTTCATCGTCGCTTTGGCCTGGGCCTTATCGCCCATGCGGTCGATGTGCTCGCCCGATGCGCCGATGAATTTTATCTCATGTTCGGCGCAAATTTTTGAGAATTTGGAGTTTTCGGACAAAAATCCATAGCCGGGGTGTATCGCGTCGGCATTGGTGATTTCCGCGGCAGCTATGATATTGGGGATTTTGAGATAGGATTCACTGCTCGCCGCAGGTCCGATACAGACCGCTTCATCGGCAAAACGTACGTGCAGGCTTTCCTCGTCGGCCTTAGAGTAGACCGCAACCGTTTTGATGCCCATCTCTTTGCAGGTGCGGATGACCCGTAGGGCAATTTCTCCCCTGTTAGCTATCAGTATTTTTTTGAACATGTCTTAAAATTTAAATTCCAAATTCCGAGCGCTACAATCCAATTCCTCACTTGGGAATTTAGGATTTGGGATTTGGGATTTTCCGCTAGGACGGATCAACTAAAAATAAGGGTTGATCGAATTCTACGGGAGAAGAATCTTCCACCAGTATTTTTACGATTTTACCGGAAACTTCGGATTCTATATCGTTGAAAAGTTTCATCGCCTCGATTACGCAGAGTACATCGCCCTCTTTGATCGCGCTCCCCACTTCCACAAAGGCATCTTTCTCGGGCGAAGGCTTACGATAGAACGTTCCGATAATGGGCGACTTGATCGTAATGTATTTCGAATCGTCCTCTTTCTTTTCCTCCTTTGGCTTTTCCGCAGTAGCCGGTTCTGCGGTCGGGGCCTGGGGTTGCGCGGGTTGCGTCATTTGAGGCTGTCCAACGGGAATTTGTTGGATGTACTGGGTTTCGCGCTCTGATTCGGGAGTGCCCGTTCTGATGGTAATCTTGAGATCGTCAGTCTCTAATTTCACCTCCCTGGCTCCCGATTTCGCAACGAACTTGATAAGACTTTGAATTTCTTTTATATCCATGGAATTTCAATTTTATACTGTTACGGATATGGCTCCGGTTTAATTAGTTATATGCCCAAGTCAAATAGACCGACCCCCAGGTAAATCCTCCGCCAAAGGCGGCGAAAACCAGCTTATCTCCTTTTTTGAGCTGTTTTTCATAATCCGACAACAAGAGCGGCAAGGTTCCCGAGGTGGTGTTCCCGTAGCGCT
Encoded here:
- the accC gene encoding acetyl-CoA carboxylase biotin carboxylase subunit; amino-acid sequence: MFKKILIANRGEIALRVIRTCKEMGIKTVAVYSKADEESLHVRFADEAVCIGPAASSESYLKIPNIIAAAEITNADAIHPGYGFLSENSKFSKICAEHEIKFIGASGEHIDRMGDKAQAKATMKKAGVPTVPGSDGLLKDLADAKKVAKKMGYPVMIKATAGGGGKGMRAVKKEEDMEALFESAVKEASAAFGNGDMYMEKLIEEPRHIEIQIVGDQYGKACHLSERDCSIQRRHQKLTEETPSPFMTDKLRDAMGKAAVKAAEYIKYEGAGTIEFLVDKHRNFYFMEMNTRIQVEHPITEQVIDYDLIREQILVAGGVPISGKNYLPKLHSIECRINAEDPYNNFRPSPGRITTLHTPGGHGVRMDTHVYSGYIIPPHYDSMIAKLITTAQTREEAINKMKRALDEFVIEGIKTTIPFHRQLMEHPDYLAGNYTTAFMESFKMKPEAEE
- the accB gene encoding acetyl-CoA carboxylase biotin carboxyl carrier protein; translated protein: MDIKEIQSLIKFVAKSGAREVKLETDDLKITIRTGTPESERETQYIQQIPVGQPQMTQPAQPQAPTAEPATAEKPKEEKKEDDSKYITIKSPIIGTFYRKPSPEKDAFVEVGSAIKEGDVLCVIEAMKLFNDIESEVSGKIVKILVEDSSPVEFDQPLFLVDPS